The Pseudanabaena sp. BC1403 genome contains a region encoding:
- a CDS encoding ion transporter produces MLRQKISQKINFYLDDLATPVGKLINISIAILVIASAVSFVAQTYEISEITRHRLNLLDDIILGVFVFEYFLRLICAEEKLKHLFSLYAIIDLVAILPFFLGAIDVTFIRLLRWFRILRLIRLVESKALFVNKTEDIAILLRILFTLFAIVFVFSGLVYQIEHPSNPKFHTFLDAFYFSIFTMTTVGYSDVMPRSDAGKLTTVIMVLTGIALIPVQLGELFKRLVQTANQSDRDNDIMKNSVCSGCGLSLHDADAEFCKVCGTKL; encoded by the coding sequence ATGTTAAGACAGAAAATCAGTCAGAAGATTAACTTTTATCTTGATGATCTTGCTACACCCGTTGGCAAACTGATCAATATCTCGATCGCAATTCTTGTAATTGCCTCCGCCGTCAGTTTTGTCGCCCAAACCTACGAAATATCCGAGATTACACGCCACCGTCTCAATTTGCTAGATGACATCATCCTTGGTGTGTTTGTTTTTGAATATTTTTTGAGGTTGATTTGTGCCGAAGAGAAACTCAAACATTTATTTAGTCTCTATGCAATTATCGATCTAGTCGCAATTTTGCCATTCTTTTTAGGGGCGATCGATGTGACGTTTATTCGGCTATTGCGCTGGTTTCGGATTTTGCGATTGATTCGTTTGGTGGAGTCAAAGGCTCTATTTGTTAACAAGACCGAAGATATCGCCATTTTATTGAGGATACTCTTCACCTTATTTGCGATCGTGTTTGTCTTCTCAGGTTTGGTCTACCAAATCGAACATCCTAGCAATCCCAAGTTTCATACCTTTCTTGATGCTTTCTATTTTTCTATTTTCACGATGACTACTGTGGGCTATAGCGATGTCATGCCTAGGTCTGACGCGGGTAAACTGACGACAGTGATCATGGTTCTCACTGGTATTGCCTTGATCCCTGTGCAGTTAGGCGAGTTATTTAAGCGATTGGTGCAAACTGCAAACCAAAGCGATCGCGATAATGACATAATGAAGAATAGTGTCTGTTCAGGCTGTGGATTGTCTTTACATGATGCTGATGCAGAATTCTGTAAGGTATGCGGCACTAAACTATGA
- the rlmD gene encoding 23S rRNA (uracil(1939)-C(5))-methyltransferase RlmD: MLLQGQKITLTIDDLADSGDGVGRYENIAIFVPNSVPGDRITAKLEFVKKNFAHASIEKILSPSSDRVYPKCIVADKCGGCQWQTVGYPAQLRTKQNIVLQALQRIGGFDAEMLEALISPIVGAKESLHYRNKVTYPLATGRDGNLKAGYYQKGTHKIVNLNQCPAQDIRLDPMLEEIKRDIHNQCWEIYDEKTHTGLLRHLGLRIGRNTGEVLITLVTRDWDVPNLSVFAQTWLDRYPKVMGVILNCNPDKTNAIMGRDSRCIAGKDYLLEKFAGLTFRLRGDTFFQVYTEQAEKMLKIIESELDLKGTEILLDAYAGIGTIALPLAEQVKQAIAIEIQPQATAQGKLNAELNGIDNVVFHTGKVEELISTLNLQPDIVILDPPRKGCEPEVISYLREFAPDSLVYVSCNPATQARDLKLLCEGDRYQITRIQPIDFFPQTSHVEAIAFLKKS; the protein is encoded by the coding sequence ATGCTACTACAGGGACAAAAAATCACGCTGACCATCGACGATCTAGCTGATAGCGGCGATGGGGTGGGGCGTTATGAAAATATCGCCATCTTTGTTCCCAATAGTGTTCCTGGCGATCGCATTACCGCGAAATTAGAATTTGTAAAAAAGAACTTTGCTCACGCCAGTATTGAGAAAATTCTTTCACCATCAAGCGATCGCGTCTACCCTAAATGCATCGTTGCCGATAAATGTGGCGGTTGTCAATGGCAAACAGTGGGCTATCCCGCACAGTTGCGAACTAAGCAAAATATTGTCTTACAAGCTTTACAACGCATCGGTGGTTTTGATGCTGAGATGTTAGAAGCACTCATTTCACCGATTGTGGGCGCGAAGGAAAGTTTACACTATCGCAACAAAGTCACTTATCCCCTAGCAACGGGACGCGATGGCAATCTTAAGGCAGGATATTATCAAAAGGGAACCCATAAAATTGTCAATCTCAATCAATGTCCAGCCCAAGATATCCGACTCGATCCGATGTTGGAAGAAATTAAGCGCGATATTCATAATCAATGTTGGGAAATCTATGATGAGAAGACGCACACAGGGCTATTGCGCCATCTAGGGCTGCGCATTGGTCGGAATACAGGTGAAGTCTTGATTACACTAGTAACCAGAGATTGGGATGTCCCGAACTTGAGTGTATTTGCCCAAACTTGGTTAGATCGCTATCCTAAAGTTATGGGTGTAATTCTCAATTGTAATCCTGACAAAACCAATGCAATCATGGGACGCGACAGTCGTTGCATCGCAGGCAAGGATTATCTTCTAGAGAAATTTGCAGGTTTAACTTTCCGTTTGCGCGGCGACACCTTCTTTCAGGTCTATACTGAGCAAGCCGAGAAGATGCTGAAAATCATTGAATCAGAACTTGATTTGAAAGGAACAGAAATCCTCTTAGATGCCTATGCAGGAATTGGCACGATCGCATTACCGTTAGCGGAGCAAGTCAAACAGGCGATCGCGATCGAAATCCAGCCGCAAGCAACAGCTCAAGGTAAGCTTAATGCTGAACTCAATGGGATTGACAATGTAGTTTTTCATACTGGCAAAGTCGAAGAATTAATCAGTACACTCAATCTGCAACCTGACATCGTGATCCTCGATCCACCACGCAAAGGTTGTGAACCTGAAGTAATTTCCTATCTACGCGAATTTGCTCCCGATAGCCTTGTCTATGTCAGTTGCAATCCCGCCACACAGGCAAGAGATCTGAAGCTGCTATGCGAAGGCGATCGCTACCAAATCACCCGCATTCAACCGATTGACTTTTTCCCACAAACTTCTCATGTCGAGGCGATCGCCTTTCTAAAAAAGTCGTAA
- a CDS encoding DUF4255 domain-containing protein, with amino-acid sequence MSNYLAIATVTATLQRVLQSVIQQDIEGARATTLPPGGISTGAPEVGVNIFLYQVTSNPALANYDSTPNRTKGNPLNRQVAVDLCYMMSCYGNDAELQPQRILGSVVSTLADKRILTPEMIRSTCNDSTFPFLLDSDLADQIQQINIVPIDISLEDLSKAWSVFYQAPYVLSIAYRACLVIVEGRENFQRALPIRDASPAGLVPFPSSPYIEQVVAQGSRFEPIVIGSVMSIRGRSLLSKTVEVHVGDLVITPTSVQDREITFSLADMGLPQIQAGVQSLQVIHRINSTSPLITNEIASNVMPFVLCPTIINVTVTQLEAIEEDFRSAVVVVQLDVLVREKQKVVLALNEWTADSPSIYLFDRPPLPYTSSTIEIPIANIKAGEYLVRMRIDGAESKLGVDDDPDSPTYNWYNSPKITIS; translated from the coding sequence ATGAGTAATTATTTAGCGATCGCGACGGTAACGGCTACATTACAACGGGTCTTGCAGTCAGTCATTCAACAGGATATTGAGGGTGCGCGAGCTACCACGTTGCCTCCAGGGGGAATTTCCACTGGTGCGCCTGAGGTGGGGGTAAATATTTTCTTATATCAAGTAACCAGCAATCCTGCGCTAGCCAACTACGACTCTACGCCCAATCGCACAAAGGGAAATCCACTCAATCGTCAAGTGGCTGTCGATCTTTGTTACATGATGAGTTGTTATGGCAATGATGCAGAACTACAGCCACAAAGGATATTGGGAAGCGTAGTAAGCACTCTTGCAGACAAACGAATTCTTACTCCTGAAATGATTCGTTCGACTTGCAATGATTCGACATTTCCATTTCTGTTAGATTCCGATCTAGCTGATCAGATTCAACAGATCAATATTGTGCCAATAGATATTTCGCTTGAAGATTTATCTAAAGCTTGGTCAGTATTTTATCAAGCTCCCTATGTGTTATCGATCGCTTATCGAGCTTGTCTAGTAATTGTCGAAGGTCGAGAAAACTTCCAAAGAGCCTTGCCGATTCGCGATGCTTCACCCGCAGGACTGGTTCCGTTTCCATCTTCGCCCTATATTGAGCAAGTTGTGGCGCAGGGCAGTCGATTTGAGCCGATTGTGATCGGTAGTGTGATGAGCATTCGTGGGCGATCTCTCCTGAGCAAGACCGTAGAAGTCCATGTTGGGGATTTAGTCATTACGCCAACGTCGGTGCAAGATCGCGAAATTACTTTTTCTCTTGCGGATATGGGTTTACCACAAATCCAAGCTGGTGTACAGAGTTTACAAGTCATCCATCGCATTAATAGTACTTCGCCGTTGATCACCAATGAGATCGCCTCGAATGTGATGCCATTTGTCCTATGTCCGACGATTATTAATGTGACTGTAACTCAACTAGAAGCGATCGAGGAAGACTTTCGCTCCGCTGTAGTGGTGGTGCAGTTAGATGTGTTAGTGCGGGAGAAGCAGAAAGTAGTTTTAGCTTTGAATGAATGGACGGCTGATAGTCCTTCCATCTATCTGTTTGATCGTCCGCCTCTACCTTATACTAGTTCCACAATCGAGATTCCAATTGCAAATATCAAGGCGGGTGAGTATTTGGTGCGGATGCGAATTGATGGTGCTGAGAGTAAGTTGGGTGTGGATGACGATCCTGATAGTCCAACTTACAATTGGTACAACAGTCCTAAAATCACGATTTCGTGA
- a CDS encoding response regulator transcription factor gives MNVLYIEDEEKIANFVCIGLKEHGFVVDYCNNGNDGYARASTFEYDAIVLDIMIPGKDGLAILKGLRKEGSTTPVILLTARNELDDRLAGLNLGADDYIAKPFFVEELIARIHAVVRRVSGDRQNILSVASLKLDRLTREFTCKQQVIELTSREFNLLEYLMRSPGRVFTRTQILEHVWGYDFNPNTNIIDVCIQRIRKKIEKVDGEECLESVRGVGYRFRKPI, from the coding sequence ATGAACGTTCTATATATTGAAGATGAAGAGAAAATTGCCAATTTCGTGTGCATTGGGTTAAAAGAACATGGCTTTGTAGTTGATTATTGCAATAACGGTAATGATGGCTATGCGCGTGCTTCAACTTTTGAGTATGATGCGATCGTGCTGGACATTATGATTCCTGGGAAAGATGGCTTGGCGATCCTGAAAGGCTTACGCAAAGAGGGAAGTACTACTCCCGTAATTTTATTAACCGCACGAAACGAGTTAGATGATCGCCTTGCAGGGTTAAATCTCGGAGCCGATGATTACATTGCCAAACCATTTTTTGTCGAAGAATTAATTGCTCGTATTCATGCTGTTGTTCGACGAGTTTCAGGCGATCGCCAAAATATTCTCAGCGTTGCTTCACTAAAATTAGACCGTCTTACCCGCGAATTCACCTGCAAGCAGCAAGTAATTGAACTTACCTCGCGCGAATTCAATCTACTTGAATATTTGATGCGATCCCCAGGTCGCGTTTTTACGCGCACCCAAATTCTTGAACATGTTTGGGGGTATGACTTCAATCCAAACACCAACATAATTGATGTTTGCATTCAACGCATTCGTAAAAAAATCGAAAAAGTCGATGGTGAAGAATGTCTGGAAAGTGTGCGCGGTGTCGGTTATCGTTTTCGCAAGCCAATCTAG
- the leuB gene encoding 3-isopropylmalate dehydrogenase, whose product MSKNYKITLLPGDGIGPEIMKVAVAVLQAIAPKFGITFAFETALVGGAAIDATGHPLPEETLQLCKNSDAVLLAAVGGEKWDTMPSNLRPEQALLGLRGGMGLFANLRPAQILPQLIDASTLKREVVEGVDILVVRELTGGIYFGKPKGIVTDENGVRRGFNTMVYTEPEIDRIARVAFEAAQKRRGSVCSVDKSNVLEVSQLWRDRVTSISSEYPDVKLSHMYVDNAAMQIIRNPKQFDVILTSNLFGDILSDAAAMLTGSIGMLPSASLGEAGTPGVFEPVHGSAPDIAGKDLANPLAQVLSAAMMLRYAFNEGDAADAIELAVNKVLDSGKRTGDIMADGCERLGCIAMGEALLAAL is encoded by the coding sequence ATGTCTAAAAACTATAAAATCACGCTTTTACCTGGGGACGGGATTGGTCCCGAAATTATGAAGGTAGCGGTGGCGGTGCTACAAGCGATCGCACCCAAATTTGGTATTACCTTTGCTTTCGAGACAGCTCTAGTTGGCGGTGCTGCGATCGATGCGACAGGTCATCCTTTGCCCGAAGAAACTTTACAGCTTTGCAAAAATAGTGATGCAGTTTTGCTAGCCGCAGTTGGTGGCGAAAAGTGGGACACGATGCCATCAAATTTGCGCCCTGAACAAGCTTTACTAGGCTTGCGTGGTGGCATGGGCTTATTTGCCAATTTACGACCTGCTCAGATTTTGCCGCAGTTAATTGATGCCTCGACTTTGAAACGTGAAGTAGTTGAAGGCGTAGATATTCTGGTAGTACGCGAACTTACAGGCGGCATTTATTTTGGCAAACCCAAAGGGATTGTCACCGATGAAAATGGTGTGCGTCGTGGTTTTAATACGATGGTTTATACCGAGCCAGAAATCGATCGCATTGCCAGAGTTGCCTTTGAGGCTGCTCAAAAACGTCGTGGTTCTGTCTGTTCAGTTGATAAATCCAATGTTTTGGAAGTATCGCAACTATGGCGCGATCGCGTGACTAGTATTTCTAGCGAATATCCTGATGTGAAGTTGTCCCACATGTATGTGGATAATGCTGCTATGCAGATCATTCGCAATCCCAAACAGTTTGATGTAATCCTAACTAGCAATCTATTTGGTGATATTCTCTCTGATGCAGCGGCGATGCTAACGGGTAGCATCGGAATGTTGCCATCGGCTAGCCTCGGGGAAGCAGGAACGCCTGGTGTGTTTGAGCCTGTGCATGGTTCTGCTCCTGATATTGCTGGTAAAGATTTGGCAAATCCTTTAGCTCAAGTTTTAAGTGCGGCGATGATGTTGCGCTATGCCTTTAATGAAGGAGATGCAGCCGATGCGATCGAGCTTGCCGTAAATAAGGTTCTCGATTCGGGCAAGCGCACAGGCGACATCATGGCTGATGGTTGTGAAAGATTAGGCTGCATCGCTATGGGAGAAGCATTACTAGCTGCACTCTAA
- a CDS encoding phage tail protein, with amino-acid sequence MAKDEFLASSKYYFSLTGLEDLVVKKVSGIGSTLQTAGDSKSYGVSKSGKSVIQATVTGATNSKVTVEFVCTVGDDRLIKWYSDSHSEPFAGGGTKTKGERKTGTITLYNQGGEAAATWEMTGVMPASYKSIKLEAGSEGLATETIEFVYQTLHRKT; translated from the coding sequence ATGGCAAAAGATGAATTTTTAGCCTCTTCTAAATATTACTTTAGCTTAACGGGGCTAGAGGACTTGGTTGTAAAAAAAGTCAGTGGTATTGGCTCAACCCTCCAAACAGCAGGAGATAGTAAGTCCTATGGAGTATCAAAAAGTGGTAAATCAGTAATTCAAGCTACTGTTACAGGTGCAACTAACAGTAAGGTTACTGTTGAGTTTGTCTGTACTGTTGGGGATGATCGCCTGATCAAATGGTATAGTGACTCGCATTCTGAGCCATTCGCAGGTGGTGGTACTAAAACCAAAGGCGAGCGCAAAACTGGTACGATCACTCTTTACAATCAGGGCGGCGAAGCTGCTGCTACTTGGGAAATGACTGGAGTAATGCCCGCTAGCTATAAATCAATTAAGCTAGAAGCTGGTTCTGAAGGACTAGCCACCGAGACGATTGAATTTGTGTATCAGACTTTGCACCGCAAAACTTAA
- a CDS encoding cell wall metabolism sensor histidine kinase WalK, which produces MKLKSFRVRIALLSALLAGTAITGFSGVTYFLFYQSKLNAIDNDIKEHLLRESLVPRPTFHWQAYEKNRASFLGNQTQNAIALLVIDANGKTIHQSQNWQIELYPESLFPNFPNSAIANPRPPQIESQLSTKPPNLEARRPSRPNPNRNRLEGNASFAIPPKLEQPANPSLERPQDGSFEVPRNLSDLVTRNISTGKWRMGTVSAPFIRIAIAVNLQVIDHEMSAVQNVFLIAVPLTLLLVMLGAWWLSGDALKPIRNITATIRRVNAKGLNQRTSIVNMDVEFVELVQVFNQMMERLERSFLQASRFSADAAHELKTPLAILQGELELALQRTETGSAMQQTISNLIDEVCRLSSITRKLLLLSLADAGRMNVQSTAFNFSQVLDELAEDIEILAPELKLKLDISPNLKVLGDRELLTQVLQNLINNAIKYNLPNGWIQILAKQKGNSLFITVSNSSKDIPAGDRDRIFERFHRADHSRNREVEGFGLGLSLSREISRAHNGNLQLDQAISGSTSFTLLLPIHPHH; this is translated from the coding sequence TTGAAGCTCAAATCATTCCGTGTTCGTATAGCCTTATTATCTGCTTTATTAGCGGGAACTGCGATCACGGGTTTTAGTGGAGTCACTTACTTTCTATTCTATCAATCCAAATTAAATGCGATCGACAATGATATCAAAGAGCATCTCCTACGTGAATCCCTAGTCCCAAGACCAACTTTTCATTGGCAAGCTTACGAGAAAAATCGAGCTTCATTTTTGGGGAATCAGACTCAAAATGCAATTGCTCTGTTGGTTATTGATGCCAATGGCAAAACTATTCATCAATCCCAGAACTGGCAAATAGAACTATATCCTGAATCACTATTTCCTAATTTTCCCAATTCAGCGATCGCTAATCCTAGACCGCCTCAAATAGAATCACAGCTCTCAACAAAGCCTCCAAATCTTGAAGCCCGAAGACCATCAAGACCTAATCCCAACCGCAACCGATTAGAAGGAAATGCATCTTTTGCGATCCCTCCAAAATTAGAGCAGCCAGCAAATCCAAGTTTAGAACGCCCCCAAGATGGATCTTTTGAAGTTCCCAGAAATTTATCCGATCTAGTCACGCGCAATATTTCAACGGGAAAGTGGCGTATGGGCACTGTCTCTGCACCATTTATTAGAATTGCGATCGCAGTAAATTTACAAGTAATTGATCACGAGATGAGTGCAGTTCAAAATGTTTTTCTGATCGCCGTGCCTTTAACTCTTTTATTAGTGATGCTCGGCGCATGGTGGTTGTCGGGTGATGCATTGAAACCAATTAGAAACATTACGGCAACTATCCGCCGAGTCAATGCCAAAGGGCTTAATCAGCGTACATCAATTGTAAATATGGATGTGGAATTTGTGGAACTAGTCCAAGTGTTTAATCAAATGATGGAACGACTAGAACGTAGTTTTCTACAAGCTTCAAGATTTAGTGCTGATGCGGCTCACGAACTCAAGACCCCTTTGGCAATTTTACAAGGAGAGTTAGAGCTAGCGTTACAACGCACAGAGACAGGTTCAGCAATGCAGCAAACTATAAGCAATTTAATTGATGAAGTCTGTCGCTTGAGTTCAATTACCCGCAAATTGCTACTGCTTTCCCTTGCCGATGCAGGTCGAATGAATGTCCAATCAACAGCATTTAATTTCTCGCAAGTTCTTGATGAATTAGCCGAAGATATCGAAATCCTAGCGCCTGAACTGAAGCTAAAATTAGATATCTCACCTAACTTAAAAGTTCTGGGCGATCGCGAATTGCTCACCCAAGTTCTCCAAAATCTAATCAACAATGCAATCAAATATAACTTACCCAATGGCTGGATTCAAATTCTTGCTAAGCAAAAGGGAAATTCGCTATTTATTACTGTGAGCAATAGTTCAAAGGATATACCTGCTGGCGATCGCGATCGTATCTTTGAGCGTTTCCATCGTGCCGATCACTCTCGTAATCGCGAGGTTGAGGGCTTTGGTTTAGGGTTAAGTCTCTCAAGAGAAATCTCTCGCGCTCATAATGGCAACTTGCAACTTGATCAAGCAATTTCAGGCAGTACCAGTTTCACACTCCTGTTGCCAATACATCCTCATCATTGA
- a CDS encoding phage tail protein yields MAELKPIPTSRYYVEFAGLEDKLIKSVSEVSFTGQTAGHEKPLASTKGGKTIWQSTSAGFEENPNVTIEVYVTEGDMSFYNWFLAVMPKSEGGKGEWAANRKNGSITAYDSGDNEVIRWDLINCWPKSYKVSDFSSESKDLAVETYEIIAEQINRVK; encoded by the coding sequence ATGGCAGAACTTAAACCAATTCCTACTAGTCGATACTATGTAGAATTTGCTGGGTTGGAAGACAAACTAATTAAAAGTGTGTCTGAAGTTAGTTTTACGGGGCAAACCGCAGGACATGAAAAACCACTAGCATCCACCAAAGGCGGCAAAACTATTTGGCAAAGTACATCGGCAGGTTTTGAAGAAAACCCTAATGTCACCATTGAAGTTTATGTCACTGAAGGGGACATGTCTTTTTACAATTGGTTCCTAGCTGTCATGCCTAAAAGCGAAGGAGGTAAAGGGGAATGGGCTGCAAATCGTAAGAATGGTTCAATCACTGCTTACGATAGTGGCGATAATGAGGTAATTCGCTGGGATCTAATCAACTGCTGGCCGAAATCTTACAAAGTAAGTGATTTCAGTTCTGAAAGTAAAGATTTGGCGGTTGAAACCTATGAAATTATCGCTGAGCAAATCAACCGAGTGAAGTAG
- a CDS encoding phage tail protein: protein MTAETQIEFLAKSKFYVEITLQGSLEKIDGYFMECSGLSRSQEAIEIVEVTPQVWGKSGSTKGRVVRTKLPGNVKSENITLKQGLNISMTMWNWLKAVEDGNWAQQLRDGDITVYDQASIEKARFRFNGAWPMRYKVSEFKADASEFAITEIELSVRDFLRIN, encoded by the coding sequence ATGACAGCAGAAACGCAAATAGAATTTTTAGCTAAGTCTAAATTTTATGTAGAAATTACTTTACAGGGTAGCTTAGAAAAAATTGACGGCTACTTTATGGAATGTAGTGGGTTGTCGCGAAGTCAAGAAGCAATTGAAATTGTTGAAGTTACTCCGCAAGTATGGGGAAAGAGTGGTTCGACAAAAGGACGGGTCGTCCGCACAAAGCTGCCAGGAAATGTTAAAAGTGAGAATATTACGCTCAAACAAGGGCTGAATATTTCCATGACCATGTGGAATTGGCTGAAAGCTGTGGAAGATGGTAACTGGGCGCAACAACTCCGAGATGGAGATATCACTGTTTATGACCAAGCTTCTATAGAAAAAGCTCGATTTCGATTTAATGGCGCTTGGCCGATGCGTTACAAAGTTTCCGAATTTAAAGCTGATGCTAGCGAATTTGCGATTACTGAGATAGAGTTATCCGTTAGAGACTTTTTACGGATTAATTAA
- a CDS encoding response regulator transcription factor, which yields MTTTAQIVSVLLVEDDSNFRRGLHTLLSFYSDDCYLQFKIVGEATSCDQAIKLVVEQKPALILLDIKLDLKSPEDSGLKVLMVLKKLDYHGKVLILSAHREDELVFRSMQLGARGYVAKDRIGSQLYEAISTVMNDEIFLPPDIATSFFRIFHFYAGRSLQGHSTIHLTDREQEVLNWLIKGASNEDISRYLHVTTATVKAHLTSVFEKLGVASRTQAIVRALKLGLVSGDE from the coding sequence ATGACAACTACGGCTCAGATAGTATCGGTTCTATTGGTAGAAGATGACTCCAATTTTCGGCGCGGTTTACACACACTGCTAAGTTTTTATAGTGATGATTGCTATCTCCAGTTTAAAATTGTCGGGGAAGCTACCTCTTGCGATCAAGCAATCAAACTGGTAGTCGAGCAGAAGCCTGCATTAATTCTTTTAGATATAAAGCTGGACTTAAAATCACCCGAAGATAGTGGGCTAAAAGTGCTGATGGTTCTCAAAAAGTTAGATTATCATGGCAAAGTTTTAATTTTGTCTGCCCATCGTGAAGATGAATTAGTATTTAGATCAATGCAATTGGGAGCAAGAGGATATGTGGCGAAAGATCGCATTGGCAGTCAACTTTATGAGGCAATTTCAACGGTTATGAACGATGAAATCTTCTTGCCACCCGATATTGCCACGAGCTTCTTTCGGATTTTTCATTTTTATGCAGGGCGATCGCTACAAGGGCACTCCACAATTCATCTCACCGATCGCGAACAGGAGGTATTGAACTGGCTAATTAAGGGGGCATCAAACGAAGATATTTCCCGCTATCTACATGTGACGACCGCTACCGTCAAAGCGCATCTCACTAGTGTATTTGAGAAGTTAGGTGTCGCTAGTCGCACACAGGCGATCGTCAGAGCATTGAAATTAGGTTTGGTGAGTGGAGATGAGTAA
- a CDS encoding phage tail sheath C-terminal domain-containing protein, producing the protein MALDYFAPGVYVEEVDKGSRPIEGISLSVAGFIGFTEDVRGDADLFKPMMVTSWDQYREYFAAPGSDGYTDFDAYLPFAVNGWFVNGGGRCWVTSIGTRLPGSEPPAPEATALRIGTSNNKPTLMFNIKPAAASESQLALPSTSDRIKVIIQESTPKPLPETAPADAEPPLNTGEFFNVVVVQGGQELEKYEHVSMNPQVATDVADYVVTAIADSEYVTIADISTSGQPLSRRPANGAYEIAPPPYISTIDRFARDLLGQRDDRTGIQGMFEIDETAMIACPDLMRVYEAGLIDIDQVHGVMEMMLSMCENSFPGPAFRMAVIDPPPIKPSKGMEAVPPDRQKPQDVAQWLSMFNRRSMFGALYYPWIKVANPRKGGKPSYVPPCGHVMGLWCRTDQSRGIFKAPANDTPRGVLGLAYETNMREQEMLNPIGINCIRNFASYNRGFKVWGARTLVEPDNIQWRYISVRRLISYIEKSIEIGTQWVVFEPNDTDLWARVTRTVSNFLEGLWRNGALFGGASSEAFYVKCDATLNTHETMMMGRLYIEVGICPVRPAEFVIFRVSQWSPNS; encoded by the coding sequence ATGGCACTAGACTACTTCGCCCCGGGCGTATACGTCGAAGAGGTTGATAAAGGCAGTCGTCCTATTGAAGGCATCAGCCTCAGTGTGGCAGGTTTTATCGGATTTACCGAAGACGTACGCGGTGATGCTGATCTTTTCAAACCAATGATGGTTACATCATGGGATCAATACCGCGAATACTTCGCAGCCCCTGGCTCTGATGGATACACCGACTTTGATGCTTACTTGCCCTTCGCAGTAAATGGTTGGTTTGTTAACGGTGGGGGACGCTGCTGGGTAACGAGCATTGGCACAAGACTTCCAGGTTCTGAGCCTCCAGCCCCTGAAGCAACCGCACTTCGCATTGGCACATCGAACAATAAGCCCACCTTGATGTTTAACATCAAGCCAGCCGCAGCTTCAGAGAGCCAGTTAGCGCTACCTTCAACGAGCGATCGCATCAAGGTCATCATTCAAGAAAGCACTCCAAAACCTCTTCCTGAAACTGCTCCTGCTGATGCCGAGCCACCCCTAAATACTGGTGAATTTTTCAACGTAGTCGTTGTCCAAGGTGGACAAGAACTGGAAAAATACGAGCATGTCTCGATGAATCCACAGGTAGCTACAGATGTTGCTGACTATGTTGTAACTGCGATCGCTGACTCAGAATATGTCACCATCGCCGACATCTCCACCAGCGGACAGCCGCTCTCCCGTCGCCCCGCTAACGGAGCCTACGAGATCGCGCCACCTCCTTACATTTCCACAATTGATCGCTTTGCTCGCGACCTGCTCGGACAAAGAGACGATCGCACTGGCATTCAAGGCATGTTTGAAATCGATGAAACTGCGATGATTGCTTGCCCAGACCTAATGCGAGTCTATGAAGCAGGTTTGATCGACATCGATCAAGTACATGGTGTCATGGAAATGATGCTCAGCATGTGCGAAAACTCCTTCCCTGGCCCCGCCTTCCGCATGGCAGTAATTGATCCACCTCCGATCAAGCCATCGAAAGGCATGGAAGCAGTACCACCTGATCGCCAAAAGCCTCAAGATGTAGCCCAATGGTTGAGCATGTTCAACCGTCGTTCCATGTTTGGTGCACTCTATTATCCTTGGATCAAAGTCGCCAATCCTCGCAAGGGCGGTAAACCATCCTACGTTCCACCCTGTGGACATGTTATGGGGCTATGGTGTCGCACCGACCAATCACGCGGTATCTTCAAAGCTCCTGCTAACGACACCCCTAGAGGCGTACTTGGCTTGGCTTACGAAACTAACATGCGTGAGCAAGAAATGCTCAACCCCATCGGTATCAATTGTATCCGCAACTTTGCCAGCTACAATCGTGGTTTCAAAGTATGGGGCGCACGCACCTTGGTCGAGCCAGACAATATTCAATGGCGCTACATCAGTGTCCGCCGCTTGATTAGCTATATTGAGAAATCGATTGAAATTGGTACTCAATGGGTTGTATTTGAACCCAACGATACTGACCTATGGGCAAGAGTAACTCGTACCGTTAGTAACTTCCTAGAAGGACTTTGGCGGAATGGAGCATTATTTGGTGGTGCTTCCTCAGAAGCGTTTTACGTCAAATGCGATGCCACACTCAACACCCACGAAACTATGATGATGGGTCGCCTATATATCGAAGTTGGTATTTGCCCTGTCCGTCCTGCTGAATTTGTGATCTTCCGCGTCAGCCAGTGGTCACCTAATAGTTAA